Proteins from one Rhinopithecus roxellana isolate Shanxi Qingling chromosome 20, ASM756505v1, whole genome shotgun sequence genomic window:
- the LOC115895167 gene encoding uncharacterized protein LOC115895167 isoform X2, whose amino-acid sequence MPCDSGGAAGGAGRRGSSGRVSVRSCRQRLLLIVLVLWGPGVVGRARPWKRRRLPFICLSPRRSCLLVLRCGLRRNRNDRPLPPPSAAASTSSSSSSSSSASSSAPGEAGCRRRPVRAATRASLGGGAWPCRVGEGNEPQSPGVSAEQRRRRRHQVSAELE is encoded by the coding sequence ATGCCCTGCGACAGCGGCGGCGCGGCGGGCGGAGCCGGGAGGCGGGGAAGCAGTGGCCGTGTGAGCGTGAGGAGCTGCCGCCAGCGCCTGCTCCTCATCGTCCTCGTCCTCTGGGGCCCCGGCGTCGTGGGCCGCGCACGGCCCTGGAAGCGACGTCGCCTCCCCTTCATCTGCCTCTCACCGCGCCGCTCCTGCCTCCTCGTTCTGCGCTGCGGGCTCAGGCGGAACCGGAACGACCGTCCTCTTCCCCCGCCCTCCGCCGCCGCCTCCACCTCGTCTTCCTCGTCCTCCTCGTCCTCGGCTTCCTCCTCAGCCCCGGGCGAAGCGGGGTGTCGGCGGCGGCCGGTTCGGGCGGCGACTCGCGCTTCTTTGGGCGGCGGCGCTTGGCCATGTCGTGTCGGGGAAGGTAATGAGCCGCAGAGCCCCGGGGTCTCGGCtgagcagcggcggcggcggcggcaccaAGTATCCGCGGAGCTGGAATGA